A genomic window from Diospyros lotus cultivar Yz01 chromosome 2, ASM1463336v1, whole genome shotgun sequence includes:
- the LOC127794544 gene encoding nuclear transcription factor Y subunit C-1-like, which yields MDNDQQPPPPPPPAAAPPSSAYQHLLQQQLQMFWTYQRQEIEKATDFKNHQLPLARIKKIMKADEDVRMISAEAPILFAKACELFILELTIRAWLHAEENKRRTLQKNDIAAAISRTDIFDFLVDIVPRDEIKEEAAGIGLVAPPASGVPYFYPPMGQPAPPGVMIGHPAVDPAGGMYVQPPSQAWQSVWQAADDGAFAVGGGSSGQSNLDGPQQG from the exons ATGGACAACGACCAACAACCTCCGCCCCCTCCACCGCCCGCCGCGGCCCCCCCGTCCTCGGCGTACCAGCACCTGCTGCAGCAGCAGCTTCAGATGTTCTGGACCTACCAGCGCCAAGAAATCGAGAAGGCCACCGACTTCAAGAACCACCAGCTCCCCCTTGCCCGCATCAAGAAGATCATGAAGGCCGACGAGGATGTCCGCATGATCTCCGCCGAGGCCCCGATCCTCTTCGCCAAGGCCTGCGAGCTCTTCATCCTGGAGCTCACCATCCGCGCCTGGCTCCACGCCGAGGAGAACAAGCGCCGCACGCTCCAGAAGAATGACATCGCCGCCGCCATCTCCCGCACCGACATTTTCGATTTCCTGGTAGACATTGTACCTCGGGACGAGATCAAGGAGGAGGCGGCCGGTATTGGGCTGGTTGCCCCCCCGGCGAGCGGGGTGCCCTACTTCTACCCTCCAATGGGGCAGCCGGCGCCGCCGGGGGTGATGATTGGGCATCCGGCGGTGGATCCCGCCGGCGGCATGTACGTGCAGCCGCCATCGCAGGCGTGGCAGTCCGTCTGGCAGGCGGCCGATGATGGGGCGTTTGCCGTTGGTGGGGGGAGCTCTGGACAAAGCAATCTCGATGGCCCACAACAAGG ATAA
- the LOC127796013 gene encoding uncharacterized protein LOC127796013: protein MTTSRRLADRKVERFEKNIKRRGAVPETSTKKGTSYPVGPLVLGFFVFVVIGSSLFQIIRTATSGGMA, encoded by the exons ATg ACAACCTCAAGGCGACTTGCAGATAGGAAGGTGGAGAGATTTGAGAAGAACATCAAGAGGAGAGGTGCAGTTCCGGAAACATCAACAAAGAAAGGAACCTCTTATCCAGTAGGGCCTCTTGTGCTGGGGTTCTTTGTATTTGTTGTCATTGGATCCT CTTTGTTTCAGATAATTAGGACAGCAACAAGTGGAGGCATGGCTTGA
- the LOC127796012 gene encoding protein transport protein Sec61 subunit gamma-1-like encodes MDALDSVVYPLREFARDSTRLVNKCHKPDQKEFTKVASRVAVGFVVMGFVGFFVKLIFIPINNIIVGAT; translated from the exons ATGGACGCGTTGGACTCCGTCGTCTATCCATTGCGAGAGTTCGCGAGGGACAGCACGCGCCTTGTCAATAAGTGCCACAAGCCCGATCAGAAAG AATTCACCAAGGTCGCGTCCCGTGTTGCCGTCGGCTTCGTCGTGATGGGGTTCGTTGGTTTTTTCGTGAAGCTGATCTTCATCCCCATCAATAACATAATTGTCGGCGCTACATAG